In Flavobacterium gelatinilyticum, a genomic segment contains:
- a CDS encoding DUF4290 domain-containing protein, which yields MIEKYKREAASDVVYNLEYNSERQRLIIPEYGRHLQKLIDQATAIEDDEKRNKAAKYIIQVMGSLNPHLRDVPDFQHKLWDQLFIMSDFKLNVESPYPIPSRDVLQLKPETLQYPQNFPKYRFYGNNIKYMIDVANKWEEGEMKNALVMVIANHMKKSFLSWNKDTVKDDVIFEHLYELSGGKINLLHSTEELLNTTDLMRTNKRVSNKTTPGGQAKPQNNKNNNKGGQKKTFQKNNNQK from the coding sequence ATGATCGAAAAATATAAAAGAGAAGCCGCAAGCGACGTTGTTTATAATTTAGAATACAATTCTGAAAGACAACGATTAATAATTCCGGAATATGGTCGTCATTTGCAAAAACTGATCGATCAGGCTACTGCAATCGAAGATGATGAAAAGCGCAACAAAGCGGCGAAATACATCATTCAGGTTATGGGAAGCTTAAACCCGCATTTGCGTGATGTGCCGGATTTTCAGCATAAATTATGGGATCAGCTTTTTATTATGTCTGATTTTAAACTGAATGTTGAATCTCCTTATCCTATTCCGTCAAGAGACGTTCTGCAGTTAAAGCCGGAAACTTTACAGTATCCGCAGAACTTTCCAAAATACAGATTTTACGGAAACAACATTAAATACATGATTGATGTTGCCAATAAGTGGGAAGAAGGAGAAATGAAAAATGCATTGGTAATGGTAATTGCCAATCATATGAAAAAATCTTTCCTGAGCTGGAACAAAGACACTGTAAAAGACGACGTTATTTTTGAGCATTTATACGAATTGTCAGGCGGAAAAATCAACTTGCTGCACAGTACAGAAGAGCTTTTAAATACTACAGATTTAATGCGTACCAACAAAAGAGTGTCAAACAAAACCACTCCGGGCGGTCAGGCAAAACCCCAAAACAATAAAAATAATAACAAAGGCGGTCAGAAAAAAACATTTCAAAAAAATAATAATCAGAAATAA
- the murA gene encoding UDP-N-acetylglucosamine 1-carboxyvinyltransferase, which produces MGIFKIEGGTPLKGEITPQGAKNEALQILCAVLLTGEKVKINNIPDIIDINKLITLLGNLGVKIQRNEPGSITFQSDEVNVGYLETEAFKKEGGALRGSIMIVGPLLARFGKGYIPKPGGDKIGRRRLDTHFEGFINLGAKFRYNREDHFYGVETPEEGLQGTDMLLDEASVTGTANIVMAAVLAKGKTTVYNAACEPYLQQLCKMLNSMGAKITGVGSNLLTIEGVESLGGCEHTILPDMIEIGSWIGLAAMTKSEITIKNVSWENLGLIPNTFRKLGITIEKRNDDIYIPAHKDGYEVKTDIDGSILTIADAPWPGFTPDLLSIVLVVATQAKGDVLIHQKMFESRLFFVDKLIDMGAKIMLCDPHRAVVMGHNFESQLKATTMSSPDIRAGISLLIAALSAKGTSTIQNIEQIDRGYERIDERLRAIGAKIVRA; this is translated from the coding sequence ATGGGAATTTTTAAAATCGAAGGAGGAACACCTCTAAAAGGAGAAATCACTCCGCAGGGAGCAAAAAATGAGGCGTTACAAATTTTATGTGCCGTGCTTTTGACAGGAGAGAAGGTGAAAATTAATAACATTCCTGATATTATTGACATCAATAAATTAATCACTTTGCTGGGTAATTTAGGTGTAAAAATCCAACGCAATGAACCGGGTTCAATTACTTTTCAGTCAGATGAGGTAAATGTTGGATATTTAGAAACGGAAGCTTTCAAAAAAGAAGGAGGGGCGCTTCGTGGTTCTATTATGATTGTTGGACCGCTTTTGGCTCGTTTCGGCAAAGGATATATTCCAAAACCGGGAGGAGATAAAATCGGACGCCGTAGATTAGATACACACTTTGAGGGTTTTATTAACCTTGGAGCAAAGTTTAGATACAACAGAGAAGATCACTTTTACGGAGTAGAAACTCCTGAAGAAGGACTTCAGGGAACTGATATGCTTTTAGACGAAGCATCTGTAACCGGAACAGCAAATATTGTAATGGCTGCTGTTTTGGCAAAAGGAAAAACTACTGTTTACAACGCTGCCTGCGAGCCATACTTACAGCAGTTGTGTAAAATGTTAAACTCTATGGGAGCTAAAATTACCGGAGTTGGTTCTAATTTATTGACTATCGAAGGTGTTGAAAGCCTTGGAGGATGTGAGCACACAATTCTTCCGGATATGATTGAAATTGGATCATGGATTGGTCTTGCCGCTATGACAAAGAGTGAAATCACAATTAAAAATGTAAGCTGGGAAAATTTAGGTTTGATCCCAAATACATTTAGAAAGTTAGGAATTACAATTGAAAAGCGTAACGATGATATTTACATTCCGGCTCACAAAGATGGATATGAAGTAAAAACAGATATTGACGGTTCGATCCTGACTATTGCTGATGCACCTTGGCCGGGATTCACACCAGATTTATTAAGTATCGTTTTGGTTGTGGCAACACAGGCAAAAGGAGATGTTTTAATTCACCAAAAAATGTTCGAAAGCCGTTTGTTTTTCGTGGATAAATTAATTGATATGGGTGCAAAAATTATGTTATGTGATCCGCACAGAGCTGTCGTTATGGGACATAATTTCGAATCTCAATTAAAAGCAACAACAATGTCATCTCCTGATATTCGTGCGGGGATTTCATTATTAATTGCGGCGCTTTCTGCAAAAGGAACAAGCACAATCCAGAATATCGAGCAGATTGATCGCGGATATGAGCGTATCGACGAGCGTTTAAGAGCAATTGGAGCTAAAATCGTTAGAGCATAA
- a CDS encoding cation diffusion facilitator family transporter, translating to MTNEQKAIKATVFSIVGNTCLALVKGLAGFFGNSYALIADAIESTTDIFSSCLVLFGIKYSNKPADENHPYGHGRAEPLITFLVVGFLITSATIIGYESIANIQTSHDLPKSWTLYVLGAIIIWKEYSFRLVMKRSRQTNSSSLAADAWHHRSDAITSVAAFVGISAALVMGKGYESADDWAALFAAFFILYNSYKIFRPALGEIMDENLNDDLVEEIRVAALKVPGILGTEKCYIRKAGMRYHVDLHAIVSAKISVKEGHDLSHKLQDALKEEIPQLGHVLIHIEPDDYHC from the coding sequence ATGACAAACGAACAAAAAGCTATAAAAGCTACTGTCTTTAGTATAGTTGGAAACACCTGCCTGGCCCTTGTAAAAGGTCTCGCAGGTTTTTTTGGCAATTCGTATGCCCTGATTGCAGATGCAATCGAATCAACAACAGATATATTTTCGTCCTGTCTGGTTTTGTTTGGAATTAAATATTCTAACAAACCTGCCGATGAGAATCATCCTTATGGCCACGGCCGTGCAGAACCATTGATTACGTTTTTGGTAGTTGGATTTTTAATTACATCGGCTACAATTATTGGTTACGAAAGTATCGCCAATATCCAGACGTCCCATGATTTGCCAAAATCATGGACACTTTATGTATTAGGAGCCATTATTATCTGGAAAGAATATTCGTTTAGACTGGTAATGAAAAGAAGCCGACAAACCAATAGTTCCTCTTTGGCGGCTGACGCATGGCATCATAGAAGTGATGCTATAACTTCTGTTGCCGCTTTTGTTGGAATTTCGGCCGCATTGGTTATGGGCAAAGGCTATGAATCTGCAGATGACTGGGCTGCACTATTTGCTGCTTTTTTTATTCTGTATAACAGTTATAAAATTTTCAGACCGGCCCTTGGCGAAATCATGGATGAAAACCTAAATGATGATTTAGTTGAAGAAATTCGTGTTGCAGCTTTGAAAGTACCGGGAATTCTTGGAACAGAAAAATGTTATATCCGAAAAGCCGGAATGCGTTACCATGTAGATCTTCATGCGATTGTTTCGGCTAAGATTTCAGTTAAAGAAGGACATGATCTTTCGCATAAATTGCAGGATGCTTTAAAAGAAGAAATTCCACAACTCGGACATGTTTTAATCCATATTGAACCGGATGATTATCATTGTTGA
- a CDS encoding DUF5686 and carboxypeptidase regulatory-like domain-containing protein produces the protein MKTIILSALLFLSLISSAQIKGTITDEKGNPLPFVSVFEENTYSGTTSNEQGQYQLQIKEIGKNRIVFQYLGFKTQKIIISPDSKNLTLDIKMQEESFALNEVVIDPKNNPANAIIKSAIANRKENSEKTARFTADFYSKGILKVKDLPKKILGQKVDLGPDLSSNLDSTGTGILYLSETISKVSFQKPDKLKETITASKISGNNKGFSYNTAALSTYDFYDNTLEFDINLISPIAVNAFSYYKYKLEGSFYDDNKQQIYKIKVIPKRDKEPVFEGYIYIVDDSFAIYALDLDIKGYRMKNEFTEVMNLKQSYSYNSQNKIWTKNSQTLSFNAGGLGIKFSGQFNYVYSNYEFPDSFAKKTFGNEIVAFDLNANKKDDAFWNTIRPIPLTLEESTDYTKKDSLQTIRKSKKYTDSIDAKNNKFRIWDILRGYDFKNTFKKYSFKYDGLLNLTSLSFNSVQGLNLDSGFSFKKWNEENGKSTSVSTTFNYGFSDERLRVIGEFSHRFNNINYASLYVSGGTKTAQFNSAEPISKFVNSVSSLFFKNNYMKLYNLEFAQISYSQDIANGINLNAKAAYEQRKPLFNTTDYSFFKRDDIYSSNNPLAPNDFTSSAFDPHHLIKTDVNIRINFGSKYISRPDGRFNFKDEKYPSIFLAFEKAFAASEKKYEFERIGAAIQYDLKLNNKGVLGMNLKAGKFFNAENISFIDYRHFNGNQTHIGTTDRYLNVFNLMPYYSNSTNDRYLEMHLEHNDMGFVTNKIPLLNLLKSTMNIGFHSLAIPGQKPYSEFTVGLDNLGFGKFKLFRVDYVHSYQGGIQQNGVVFGLKILNVLN, from the coding sequence ATGAAAACCATCATTTTATCTGCCCTTTTATTCTTGTCTTTAATCAGTTCTGCCCAGATTAAAGGCACCATAACCGATGAAAAAGGAAATCCGCTGCCTTTTGTTTCTGTATTTGAAGAAAACACATATAGCGGCACAACCTCTAACGAACAAGGTCAGTATCAGCTGCAGATAAAAGAAATTGGCAAAAACCGAATCGTTTTTCAATATCTTGGATTTAAAACTCAAAAAATAATTATTTCTCCGGATTCTAAAAATCTGACTTTAGATATAAAAATGCAGGAAGAAAGCTTTGCATTAAATGAAGTCGTTATTGATCCTAAAAACAATCCTGCCAATGCCATTATTAAAAGTGCCATTGCAAACAGAAAAGAAAACTCTGAGAAAACAGCACGTTTTACAGCTGATTTCTATTCTAAAGGGATTTTAAAAGTAAAAGATTTACCCAAAAAAATCCTCGGCCAAAAAGTTGATCTCGGACCGGATTTATCATCTAATTTAGATTCTACCGGGACAGGAATTTTATACTTGTCCGAAACTATCTCGAAAGTCTCTTTTCAAAAACCGGATAAATTAAAAGAAACAATCACTGCTTCTAAAATTTCAGGAAACAATAAAGGCTTCAGCTATAATACAGCTGCATTATCGACTTACGATTTTTACGACAATACTTTAGAATTTGATATAAACCTCATCTCTCCTATTGCCGTAAATGCTTTTAGCTACTACAAATACAAACTCGAAGGCAGTTTTTATGATGATAATAAACAACAGATTTATAAAATAAAAGTCATTCCAAAACGAGACAAAGAACCTGTTTTTGAAGGTTACATTTATATAGTCGACGACAGCTTTGCAATTTATGCCCTCGATTTGGACATAAAGGGCTATCGAATGAAAAACGAATTTACTGAAGTAATGAATCTCAAACAAAGCTACAGTTACAATTCGCAAAACAAAATATGGACAAAAAACTCACAGACATTATCTTTTAACGCCGGCGGTCTGGGTATAAAATTTTCAGGTCAGTTCAATTATGTGTATTCAAATTATGAATTTCCGGATTCATTTGCTAAAAAAACATTCGGGAACGAAATTGTTGCTTTTGATTTGAATGCCAATAAAAAAGATGATGCTTTCTGGAATACAATTCGTCCGATTCCGCTAACACTTGAAGAAAGTACCGATTATACAAAAAAAGACAGTCTGCAGACCATTCGGAAATCTAAAAAATATACCGATTCTATTGATGCCAAAAACAATAAGTTCAGGATCTGGGATATTTTAAGGGGTTATGATTTTAAGAACACTTTCAAAAAATATTCTTTTAAATATGATGGCTTACTAAACCTGACTTCGTTGAGTTTCAATTCAGTTCAGGGTCTTAATCTGGATTCTGGTTTTTCTTTTAAAAAATGGAATGAAGAAAATGGAAAAAGCACTTCTGTAAGCACTACTTTTAACTATGGTTTTTCAGATGAACGTCTGCGCGTTATTGGCGAATTCAGCCACCGATTTAATAATATCAATTATGCTTCGCTATACGTTTCGGGAGGAACAAAAACCGCTCAATTTAACAGCGCAGAACCTATTTCTAAATTTGTCAATTCTGTAAGCTCTTTATTTTTTAAGAATAATTACATGAAATTGTACAATCTGGAATTTGCACAAATCAGTTATTCTCAGGATATCGCAAACGGAATAAATTTAAATGCAAAAGCAGCTTACGAGCAGCGAAAACCGCTTTTTAACACAACGGATTATTCTTTTTTTAAAAGAGACGATATTTATTCGTCAAATAACCCTCTGGCTCCAAATGATTTCACTTCATCTGCATTTGATCCTCATCATTTAATAAAAACAGACGTAAATATTCGAATTAATTTTGGCAGCAAATACATTTCAAGACCGGACGGAAGGTTTAATTTTAAAGATGAAAAATACCCTTCGATCTTTTTAGCTTTTGAAAAAGCTTTTGCAGCGAGCGAAAAAAAATATGAATTTGAAAGAATTGGAGCGGCCATTCAATATGATCTAAAACTAAATAATAAAGGAGTTTTAGGAATGAATCTTAAAGCAGGTAAATTTTTTAATGCCGAAAATATCTCTTTTATAGATTACCGGCACTTTAACGGAAACCAAACGCATATTGGAACAACTGACCGTTATTTGAATGTTTTCAATCTGATGCCGTATTACTCCAACAGTACAAATGACCGTTATTTAGAAATGCATCTTGAACACAACGACATGGGATTTGTAACGAATAAAATTCCGCTTCTGAATCTTTTAAAATCAACCATGAATATCGGATTTCATTCTCTTGCAATCCCCGGCCAAAAACCATATTCTGAATTTACAGTTGGTTTAGACAACTTAGGTTTCGGAAAATTTAAACTTTTCAGAGTTGATTATGTACATTCGTATCAAGGTGGTATTCAGCAAAACGGTGTAGTATTTGGGCTGAAGATTTTGAATGTTTTAAATTAG
- the aroQ gene encoding type II 3-dehydroquinate dehydratase, which yields MKICIINGPNLNLLGKREPEVYGSQTFEDYFETLQQKFPNIELSYYQSNIEGELIGKIQECGFTFDGIILNAGAYTHTSIGLGDAMKAVTTPVIEVHISNTYARESFRHQSYLSGNAKGVILGFGLKSYELAIQSFL from the coding sequence ATGAAAATCTGCATTATCAACGGACCCAATTTGAATCTTTTAGGAAAAAGAGAGCCAGAAGTTTACGGAAGCCAGACTTTTGAAGATTATTTCGAAACACTGCAGCAAAAATTCCCAAACATCGAACTATCGTACTATCAGAGTAATATTGAAGGCGAACTGATTGGTAAAATTCAGGAATGCGGCTTTACATTTGACGGTATTATCCTCAATGCGGGCGCTTATACTCATACTTCTATTGGTTTGGGCGATGCCATGAAAGCGGTAACCACTCCGGTTATCGAAGTTCATATTTCGAATACGTATGCCCGCGAAAGTTTCAGGCATCAGTCGTATTTATCAGGAAATGCAAAAGGGGTTATTTTAGGTTTTGGATTAAAAAGTTACGAACTGGCGATTCAGTCTTTTTTGTAA
- a CDS encoding porin family protein — translation MKKILLAAVLFLATSAAVQAQLLKIGVKAGVNFANQTGDFPEAINKDGITSYHAGLVAEVKLLDKFSIQPELLYSTTGASYKFSDVSEDIKNELGYISIPVMAKFYLNNTFSIEAGPQASFLVSERNDFNVKNGETFEFGLNAGLGVKLTENFFLQGRYGIGLTEASKNADVKNSVFQISAGFMF, via the coding sequence ATGAAAAAAATACTTTTGGCAGCTGTATTGTTCTTGGCAACATCAGCGGCAGTACAAGCACAATTACTAAAGATCGGGGTTAAAGCAGGGGTTAACTTTGCAAATCAAACCGGAGATTTTCCGGAGGCAATTAACAAAGATGGAATTACTAGTTATCATGCTGGTTTGGTTGCTGAGGTAAAATTATTAGATAAATTTTCTATTCAGCCAGAGCTTTTATACTCTACTACGGGAGCATCTTATAAATTTAGTGATGTAAGCGAAGACATCAAAAATGAACTTGGATATATCTCTATTCCGGTTATGGCTAAATTTTATTTGAATAACACATTCAGTATTGAAGCAGGGCCTCAAGCTTCTTTCTTAGTAAGTGAAAGAAATGATTTTAATGTTAAAAACGGTGAAACTTTTGAATTTGGGCTTAACGCGGGATTAGGAGTAAAACTTACCGAAAACTTCTTCTTACAAGGTCGTTATGGTATTGGATTAACCGAAGCTTCAAAAAATGCTGACGTTAAGAACTCAGTATTCCAGATTTCTGCCGGATTTATGTTCTAA
- a CDS encoding porin family protein, whose product MKKKVLTVITIITFGLTNAQEIKFGVKGGVNITNWTAESEVNVKSKTGFNAGVIAEIKLSDKFDVQPELLYSTLGTKFTNLPAEFDGDYYMLSTDWKLSYIVVPVMFKYNISEKFNVEAGPQIGFLTSAKFEKIKMEGVSLGSSDAKDMFQTVDFALNAGLGYNLTENVFFGIRYGFGLSNITKREYGDSKLQNRVLSLTAGYKF is encoded by the coding sequence ATGAAAAAAAAAGTTTTGACTGTTATTACTATAATAACATTTGGTCTAACAAACGCCCAGGAAATTAAGTTTGGAGTTAAAGGAGGAGTAAATATCACAAACTGGACGGCAGAAAGCGAAGTCAATGTAAAATCAAAGACAGGCTTTAATGCGGGTGTTATAGCCGAGATTAAGCTTTCAGATAAATTCGACGTACAGCCGGAACTTTTGTATTCTACCCTGGGTACAAAATTTACAAACCTCCCAGCAGAATTTGATGGAGATTATTATATGCTGAGTACAGATTGGAAGCTTTCTTACATTGTCGTTCCGGTGATGTTTAAATATAATATTTCTGAAAAATTTAATGTAGAGGCAGGACCGCAGATTGGATTTTTGACCTCTGCAAAATTTGAAAAGATAAAGATGGAAGGAGTAAGTTTGGGATCTTCAGACGCCAAAGATATGTTTCAGACTGTAGATTTTGCTTTAAATGCGGGCTTGGGTTATAATCTTACTGAAAATGTTTTTTTTGGTATTCGATATGGATTTGGATTATCCAATATCACAAAGAGAGAATATGGCGATTCGAAATTACAAAACAGGGTATTATCTCTAACTGCCGGATATAAATTTTAA
- a CDS encoding porin family protein, whose translation MKKIILAVIAVMTFGWANAQDVKFGIKGGVDFHKLTKLESASMKTGFVAGAFAEFKVSENFAFQPEILYSAQGVRVKYSKAYFSSDEKVNLGYLNVPLMFKYYVIEGLNIEAGPQIGFLLSAKSKYKVTDDYGTVSSNDDIKRLCNSVDFGLNFGLGYDVTKNLSVGARYNLGLTNVYKSDYFAKAKNSVISLTVGYKF comes from the coding sequence ATGAAAAAAATTATTTTAGCTGTTATTGCAGTAATGACGTTTGGATGGGCAAATGCTCAAGATGTTAAATTTGGAATTAAAGGTGGAGTTGATTTTCATAAATTAACTAAACTAGAATCTGCTTCTATGAAAACTGGATTTGTAGCTGGTGCTTTTGCAGAATTTAAAGTTTCTGAGAATTTTGCATTCCAGCCAGAGATCTTGTATTCTGCTCAAGGTGTAAGAGTTAAATATTCAAAGGCATATTTTTCATCTGATGAAAAAGTAAACCTTGGATATTTAAATGTGCCATTAATGTTTAAATACTATGTTATTGAAGGGTTAAACATCGAAGCAGGTCCTCAGATAGGTTTCTTATTGTCAGCAAAATCAAAATATAAAGTTACTGACGATTATGGAACTGTATCATCTAATGACGATATAAAAAGACTATGCAATTCAGTTGATTTTGGTCTTAATTTTGGCTTAGGATACGATGTTACTAAGAATCTTTCTGTTGGAGCTCGTTACAATCTTGGTTTGACTAATGTTTATAAATCTGATTATTTTGCCAAGGCTAAAAACAGTGTGATTTCATTAACAGTAGGATACAAATTCTAA
- a CDS encoding porin family protein has protein sequence MKKIMLTAVAVMAFAFSNAQETRFGVKAGANLSNFSGDVEDAKSLIGFQVGGFAEFKLSDKFAIQPELLFSTQGAKSEESEFGYSSEYKTHLSYINVPVMAKYYIVEKFSVEAGPQIGFLVSAKEKWETSGPGVSESGDEDAKDFYESINFGVNFGAGYDFTENLSVGLRYNLGLSNIAKTEDGADFKINNNVFSLSVGYKF, from the coding sequence ATGAAAAAAATTATGTTAACTGCTGTGGCAGTAATGGCTTTTGCATTTTCAAATGCGCAAGAAACTAGATTCGGAGTTAAAGCAGGTGCTAACTTATCTAACTTTAGTGGAGATGTTGAAGACGCAAAATCTCTAATTGGATTTCAAGTTGGTGGTTTCGCAGAATTCAAACTTTCTGATAAATTCGCTATCCAGCCAGAGCTTTTATTCTCTACTCAAGGAGCTAAATCAGAAGAATCTGAATTTGGATATAGCTCTGAGTATAAAACTCATTTAAGCTACATCAATGTTCCTGTGATGGCTAAATATTATATTGTAGAGAAATTTAGTGTTGAAGCAGGTCCGCAAATTGGATTTTTAGTTAGTGCAAAAGAAAAATGGGAAACTTCAGGTCCAGGTGTTTCTGAGTCAGGAGATGAAGATGCTAAAGATTTTTATGAGTCAATCAACTTTGGTGTAAACTTTGGTGCTGGATATGATTTTACAGAAAATCTTTCAGTTGGTTTACGTTACAACTTAGGTTTGTCTAACATCGCAAAAACTGAAGATGGAGCAGACTTCAAAATCAACAATAACGTATTCTCTTTATCTGTTGGATATAAATTCTAA
- a CDS encoding porin family protein yields MKRIIFAAIAVMAFGFTNAQETRFGVKGGLNISTLGGDASGVSSLVGFHVGGFAEIKIIEKLAIQPELVFSTQGAKEKFFGEKYNTNLNYLNIPVVAKYYITKEFSVEAGPQIGFLVSAKSDGEDVKDLYKSIDAGFNIGAGYNFTENLSVNLRYYLGLANVVDTNDDYEDWEDFVDSYRVNNNVISLSVGYKF; encoded by the coding sequence ATGAAAAGAATAATTTTCGCTGCTATCGCAGTTATGGCATTTGGTTTTACCAATGCACAAGAAACTAGATTTGGGGTAAAAGGAGGTTTGAATATCTCAACACTTGGCGGAGATGCTAGTGGTGTTTCTTCATTGGTAGGTTTTCATGTTGGCGGATTTGCTGAAATCAAAATTATTGAGAAATTAGCTATTCAGCCGGAACTTGTGTTTTCTACTCAAGGTGCCAAAGAGAAGTTTTTCGGTGAGAAATACAATACGAATTTAAATTATTTGAATATTCCAGTAGTGGCTAAATACTATATAACAAAAGAGTTTTCTGTTGAAGCTGGTCCGCAAATTGGGTTTTTAGTATCTGCTAAATCGGATGGCGAAGATGTGAAAGATCTTTACAAGTCTATTGATGCAGGTTTTAATATTGGTGCAGGTTACAATTTTACTGAAAATTTATCAGTTAATCTTCGTTACTATTTAGGTCTTGCTAATGTTGTTGATACTAATGATGATTATGAAGATTGGGAAGATTTTGTAGATAGTTACAGAGTAAATAATAATGTTATTTCATTGTCTGTAGGATATAAATTCTAA
- a CDS encoding porin family protein, producing the protein MKRIILAAIAVMTFGFAGAQEVKYGFKGGLNVSSLNGDTDGLDLNSRFGFNAGGFVEIKFSEKFALQPEILYSTQGAKFTNVGAVVNGDLYTGDVCFNLDYINVPVMFKYYAAEKFSIEAGPQLGFLVSAKTKTKLDGYNQTVEGDVKDSFQSIDFGLNLGAGYDFTEHFFVNARYNLGITKIEKTEPGDNSKTHNGVFSLSAGYKF; encoded by the coding sequence ATGAAAAGAATTATTTTAGCTGCAATTGCAGTTATGACATTTGGCTTTGCCGGTGCTCAGGAAGTTAAATATGGTTTTAAAGGAGGACTAAATGTTTCTAGTCTTAACGGAGACACAGACGGTCTCGATTTAAATTCGCGTTTTGGATTTAATGCGGGAGGTTTTGTAGAAATTAAGTTCTCTGAAAAATTTGCTTTACAGCCTGAGATCTTATATTCTACTCAGGGTGCGAAATTTACGAATGTTGGTGCTGTGGTAAATGGAGATCTTTATACAGGAGATGTGTGTTTTAATTTGGATTATATCAATGTTCCGGTAATGTTTAAATATTATGCGGCAGAAAAATTTTCAATAGAAGCAGGTCCTCAACTGGGATTTTTAGTTTCAGCAAAAACAAAAACCAAATTAGACGGTTATAACCAGACTGTTGAAGGTGATGTTAAAGACAGTTTTCAGTCAATTGATTTTGGACTGAATTTAGGTGCCGGTTACGATTTTACAGAGCATTTCTTCGTGAATGCCCGCTATAATCTGGGAATAACTAAAATAGAGAAAACTGAGCCGGGAGATAATTCAAAAACTCACAATGGCGTTTTTTCATTATCGGCAGGTTATAAATTCTAA
- the xerD gene encoding site-specific tyrosine recombinase XerD, producing MKWSNYIKDYQSYLRIERGLSKNTIDNYSFDIERLCLFLETSQIDVSPVKITDETVQQFIYSVSKEVNPRSQARIISGLKSFFNYLIFEDYRNDSPLELIESPKTGRKLPDTLSVKDIDALIAAIDLSSNEGERNRAMLETLYGCGLRVSELVALKISDLYFEEGFMKITGKGNKERFVPIGKLTQKYIEIYQNEIRSHLNIKKGCEDTLFLNRRGNQLTRAMIFTIIKDLAVRIGLKKSISPHTLRHSFATHLLENGADLRSIQLMLGHESITTTEIYVHLDRSFLKEVMHSYHPRK from the coding sequence ATGAAATGGAGTAATTATATAAAAGATTATCAGTCGTATCTGCGTATAGAAAGGGGTTTGTCTAAAAATACAATAGATAATTACAGCTTTGATATCGAACGATTGTGTCTTTTTTTAGAAACCAGCCAGATTGATGTTTCGCCTGTAAAAATTACAGACGAAACGGTGCAGCAATTCATCTATTCGGTTTCGAAAGAAGTAAATCCGAGATCTCAGGCCAGGATTATTTCCGGACTGAAAAGTTTTTTTAATTATCTGATTTTCGAAGATTACAGAAACGACAGTCCGCTGGAATTAATCGAAAGTCCCAAAACAGGACGAAAACTTCCGGATACCTTATCTGTTAAAGATATTGACGCCCTTATTGCTGCAATTGATTTAAGCAGTAATGAAGGCGAACGAAATCGTGCCATGCTGGAGACTTTGTACGGCTGCGGTCTTCGTGTCTCAGAATTGGTGGCGCTTAAAATATCCGATCTGTATTTTGAAGAAGGATTTATGAAAATTACCGGAAAAGGAAATAAAGAACGATTTGTTCCTATTGGTAAACTGACACAGAAATATATCGAGATTTATCAGAATGAAATTCGTTCGCATTTAAATATTAAAAAAGGCTGCGAAGATACCCTGTTTTTAAACCGAAGAGGCAATCAGCTTACCCGTGCCATGATTTTTACGATTATAAAAGATCTTGCAGTAAGGATTGGTTTAAAGAAAAGCATCAGTCCGCATACACTGCGCCATTCGTTTGCAACACATTTGCTCGAAAATGGCGCCGACTTAAGATCGATTCAGTTAATGCTGGGGCACGAATCGATTACCACTACAGAAATTTATGTGCATTTAGACCGAAGTTTCTTAAAAGAAGTGATGCATTCGTATCATCCAAGGAAATAA